TCACATTTCTATTTTCTCCTGAAAACTGTGTCCCAGTTTAGAAAGCCCATGCTTAACTATACATATTGAAGGACTCACATACTGATGGAGATAAAGGATTTTATACAGAGAAAAGAAGCATTACGTCTGCTTCCTATGGATTAAAGTTTTCAACAGTCATTACATTACTTAGTGGAGTAGACTGTTCTAGCCTGAAAGTACTACTGGTACTTTAGGATGAGATTGTCCACATTTAGCCAGTTTCAAGGCTCCACTACAAGCCATTCAGAGTTAGTATTTAGCAGGAGGGCTGGTTCAGCACACGGAGGCCACACCAATGCCCTGCTCCATGCCCTGCTCAAGGGACGAGGCTGATTGCCCCACGCAGTGAGGCACAGCACCCTGTGGGGCAGTGCCATAGGTGCCAAGGCACGCTCCTCTCCCCTGCCAAGCAAACACGTCCTTCTCAACAGCATGatcaaggagaaagagaaggccCCTATTCTGGAGACAAAGCATCCCACATAGTGCTAGCCAGGAAAATCTCTTTGGAGGCAGAACCATTTCTATTGTTAAATCTGAGGTTCTTGTAAGTTTGGGGCTCATAGTCTTTTAAGATGACAAAAATGAAGACTTCCTGGAGACTGAGGATGCACTCTCTGAATGTTTTTACTTTTCCAACAGGTAACCGCTACTGGTAAAGATCACTTTTAAAAGGGAAGATGGATTTGATAAACTCTACTGAGCAAAATGGTACATCAGAAGAACTATTCAAATGGGTGACATCCAAGATTCTAATTTCCATTACCCTGTCTGTGCTTGCGCTAATGACAACGGCCATCAATTCTCTTGTGATGACTGCAATAATTGTGACAAGAAAGCTCCACCACCCTGCCAACTATTTAATCTGCTCTCTTGCAGTGACTGATTTCCTTGTGGCAGTCCTAGTGATGCCCTTCAGCATTGTCTACATTGTAAAGGAGTCCTGGATCATGGGGCAAGTGGTGTGTGACATTTGGCTGAGCGTGGACATTACATGCTGCACGTGTTCCATCCTGCATCTCTCCGCTATCGCTTTGGATCGGTACAGAGCAATAACGGATGCTGTGGAATACGCACAGAAAAGGACCCCTAAGCACGCTGGCATCATGATTGCAGTGGTATGGGTCATATCCATTTTTATCTCCATGCCACCTTTGTTTTGGCGGCACCAGACGACTAGCAGGGATGACGAATGCATCATCAAACACGACCACATCGTTTTCACCATTTACTCAACGTTTGGCGCCTTCTATATCCCACTGGCCTTGATTCTGATCCTTTATTACAAGATCTACAAGGCAGCAAAGACATTTCACAGAAGAAGCATCAGCCGGATCGTAAGGGAGGAGGTAAATGGACAAATCCTTTTGGACGCAGGTGAACGAAGCACCAAGTCGGCTTCAATGCCCAGCACGGCAGAGAAGACATCAGATCCTCTGGTAAACTGCGATAAAAGCAATGCCACCCTACGAAGCCCAAGGTCTGAATCTAAGCATGAGAAGTcctggaaaaaacagagaatCTCTAGCACAAGAGAGCGAAAGGCAGCAACTACGCTGGGTCTGATCTTGGGGGCGTTTGTCATCTGCTGGCTCCCTTTTTTTGTAAAAGAAGTAGTTGTGAATACCTGTGAAAGATGTCACATCTCAGAAGACATGTCTAATTTCCTAGCATGGCTAGGATACATAAATTCCCTTATTAACCCTCTAATCTACACAATCTTTAATGAAGATTTCAAGAAAGCCTTCCAGAAGCTTGTGCGGTGTAGGCAATATCTTTAAGAGCTTTTGTTCATATAAGGAGAACATACTCATTGTTTTTTAACCTGTAGAAATTTATATAACTGAGACATTTGTTATAATTAAGGAAAAGCACCAAGAGTCTGCATTTACATTATGACTTTTTTGTATCGGCAGTACTGAGAGCATAAATTGCCCAAGTTTTAAAGAGATGGATCGCCTGGGATCAGTTTTGCTCTGGAAAAAGAGGTGGCATATTGTGTTTCTGATCCTGTTGGGACTTGCACAGCTGCCTAGCTCGAAGCATAAGGTATTAGCTtaaatatgaaggaaatatACACTTGAAGtagacaaacatttttttaaaaaaagagtaatccTTAGTCATCAATGAAATTTTAAGTAAAACAATGCACAGGTTTTAAATCCTAATTGCAATTAAGATAGAAAATACACCTTGGAATTTAAGGTTTGATTTTATTAGTTTGGCACAGGCCTGCAGTATAGAGCCAAGCCATTCTCAGCGAAGGGTCGTAGCTTTAAACATATGGAGCATCATCCTATGCTGATTAGCTGAGTGCAGCTGTAGCCCTACCTGTTCTTGTAAAGGACTTGCCCGTGTTACACCCTGGCAGCACCCTAGCAGTAGGGGAGGTGCTTTCACGAGTTACCACTTCCATATCATGCCAGTGAGGTGAGCCTTCTGTCATTGCACACCCAACAAAAGATATGGGCCAGTCACTTCAGACAGCTCCAGTGAGTGTCTGGCACTCTGAGATACCACTTCAGTTGGGACTATGGAGGGTAAGCTCATAAAGAGCAGCTGGTTCTCCTTGTGGAGATGTTATAAGGGAAAGAAGCATAAGACACTCTTCATATTCTCATCCCTACCTCACACACCTGGCTAGTCATGGTTCCTGTGACTTTTGGCAGCAAACCCAGCCACACAGTTTTTGCCAGGGTGCTCAGGGCATTGCTGGTGGTGGGTGGCTTAGTGAGGTTTGGCTGTGGGTAATCTAACGAAGAACTTGGGCTGACAGCTCTAGTTCAGTATGCTCAGTCCTCCATCCCAAGGAGCCCAACCATTCCCCAAAACTTCTGTCATCTGCCTCAAGCACTAGAGCTGTGTACCCTCTTCACAAGCATGTGAGAAAGCAGAGACTGACCATGGTGCTGGCAGTGTAGGTCTCTGGAAAGTGCTGTGCAGCAGCTCCTACAGTCAGGGTAGGGGAGTAACCTCAGTGTGCAGCGCACACCTTGGCAGGGCATCCTGTGGGAGGCTCACTAGCTGGCATATTTAAACCTCTCCTTCCCCTAGATCATCTAGCTCATGTCCACAGTCCCAGCAGAGCTAAAAAGACCTTGATAGACACTCCAGCCCTGGCCAGCTGGTTTGGTCAAGGATAACCACAATGAATCCCCTTCTGGGCTGTCTTCTAAGGTCTCCAAGATGGTACCTTGGCCAATCTTGATTTACATGCTTTAGATGCCAAGCCACAGTGGTAATGACTGCAAGAACAGTCCCTGTCTCAAAACTAGACAGCTAAGGATACTAATAGAACCGTGGACATTTACTCCTGAGTGCAGACGAGTCGCTAAGAGCCACATCAGAACCCAGGGGCAGGTTTTTAACTTTTCAGTACAAATAGATTTGGGCTTTGTCACTAAGACTTCACCTTTGAATTCATTGCCAGCCATTCAATGCTGTCTAGCAGGAATAGGGACTTGAGGCTTTTTATAGGAACTACAAAACCTgctagcagcagcagcagtctccTGCAAAGGCACTCTGATTTGGCACGTGAGCCAACAGTTTAGGGACGTCACAAAAGTTGAGACATGAGACCACTAGCTTTCCCTTAGTTTGGGAAATGCATCACTGCTCTTTGCAGTTGTTCTTCCAAGGGACTTTCATTGGTTTGCATTAGACAAGAAAATCCAGATAGGAGCCATTACtgtcatttctctctccccttctccctcctctgtATTACAAACTCTGGAGCTCAGTAAATGTTGTATTTTGACCACTAGCTACCAGTTGACACTACAGCTGTCTGAGGTGTTTCTTGCAAGATGACAAGGTTTGAAACCTAAGATACTGAGCCGCTTTATTTCTGTCCCTTGCAGCTTACTGTATTCGGCTTTCACATCGAGGTCCAAATGAGATGCTATTCAGAAGTACTGGAAACAGTGCATTTGCTTCACCATTGACTTTAACCCAGCCAGGAATCTAACAGAAGGCTCACTTGTCATACTGTGTAGCTCTAGCGCAGTGGTAGCGCAGCTAAATTTTGAAGACCCTAGGATGCGACAGAGTGGAATTTGGCTCATGCTCAGTGGAAACTAGTGCATCTTATAACCACTGCAGTCAGAccacagcctctgcagctcccGTGACCTCAGCAATGGCTCCATTATGctgaaagggggggaaaaaaaaagccaaaccaaaaaacacctGCTTTAAACATCGGCTGTGCTCTGCTGTCTCCAGAAAGAGCCATGGAATTCAGCTTTCTGAAAGGATTAACAGATTAGCAGAAGGCAGCAAAGAAAACCCCAGTGAAACATTTAAGATTGAAGACCTCTGTTTCCCAAGTTTCCTGAGTACTAACATTGGATATCTAGGGGTAGGACTTCCTCTCCCCCTGCTTCTGCCTTTATGACTGCTGGAGAGTGGAGTATATTGTTTATCCTCTTACACATAAGAAATTGGAAAATATCTTGTGAAatcaaactggaagaaaaaacaagggttgcttttgaggagaaaagataCTTAAAATACTCTTATTATTTACATAATAATGGATAAAGAATGGAACAATGTGTAGATAAACAGAAATAGCCGTCATTTACGCACTGTTAACAGTATTGTACTCTGAATCTAATTAAGCTGCTAAACATCTCTCAAGATGCAGGGTGGTTTCTTTTGTATTGTTTTCACTGAGCTGTATCTGCTCACCCTTCTACACCCCAGTGGTGGAAGATGCAACTACAAGAAATCTAAGCAAAGGAGTGGGTACTTATCCTATTAAAAGCACTTGCGGCTTGTGAACCATCATTTTTGGTGTCTGACTGCAACTCATCACTTGTTCTCTAACAGAATCCACTGTGCCAAATACCTTATCACACAACCCCACACAATATCATTTCATATCTAGCATTTATCCATGCATGTGATGCGCTAAGAAAAAGCTCGAGTT
Above is a window of Colius striatus isolate bColStr4 chromosome 1, bColStr4.1.hap1, whole genome shotgun sequence DNA encoding:
- the HTR1F gene encoding 5-hydroxytryptamine receptor 1F; its protein translation is MDLINSTEQNGTSEELFKWVTSKILISITLSVLALMTTAINSLVMTAIIVTRKLHHPANYLICSLAVTDFLVAVLVMPFSIVYIVKESWIMGQVVCDIWLSVDITCCTCSILHLSAIALDRYRAITDAVEYAQKRTPKHAGIMIAVVWVISIFISMPPLFWRHQTTSRDDECIIKHDHIVFTIYSTFGAFYIPLALILILYYKIYKAAKTFHRRSISRIVREEVNGQILLDAGERSTKSASMPSTAEKTSDPLVNCDKSNATLRSPRSESKHEKSWKKQRISSTRERKAATTLGLILGAFVICWLPFFVKEVVVNTCERCHISEDMSNFLAWLGYINSLINPLIYTIFNEDFKKAFQKLVRCRQYL